A stretch of bacterium DNA encodes these proteins:
- the pdxS gene encoding pyridoxal 5'-phosphate synthase lyase subunit PdxS, with protein MEASIYEVQKSTWRTKVGLAEMLKGGVIMDVTNAEQAKIAEEAGATAVMALERVPSDIRRDGGVARMSDPLIILKIMETVTIPVMAKCRIGHFVEAEILQSLGVDYVDESEVLTPADEAYHVNKHAFKVPFVCGARDLGEALRRIGEGATMIRTKGEAGTGNIVEAVRHMRSIMDGMRRIQSAPEEELMSIAKELGAPYDLVVEVHQTGRLPVPNFSAGGIATPADAALMMKLGAEAVFVGSGIFKSADPAPRAKAIVDSVTYYKDPKALAEISKGLGDAMPGLDIRTMDEKELMATRGW; from the coding sequence ATGGAAGCATCGATTTATGAAGTACAAAAATCAACTTGGAGAACGAAGGTCGGGCTAGCTGAAATGCTAAAGGGCGGCGTCATTATGGACGTCACCAATGCAGAACAAGCTAAAATCGCGGAGGAAGCCGGAGCTACCGCCGTAATGGCCCTCGAGAGAGTCCCGTCCGATATCAGACGCGATGGCGGCGTTGCCCGAATGTCTGACCCGCTGATAATTTTAAAGATTATGGAAACGGTGACCATTCCCGTAATGGCCAAATGCCGCATAGGCCATTTTGTTGAAGCAGAAATCCTTCAATCTCTTGGTGTGGACTATGTTGATGAAAGCGAAGTCCTGACACCCGCCGACGAAGCCTATCACGTGAACAAGCATGCTTTTAAGGTTCCATTCGTCTGCGGCGCAAGAGATTTGGGCGAAGCGTTGCGTCGTATTGGCGAAGGCGCTACTATGATAAGAACGAAGGGTGAGGCCGGCACCGGCAATATCGTCGAAGCTGTTCGTCACATGCGCTCCATTATGGATGGTATGCGCCGCATTCAATCTGCCCCTGAAGAAGAGCTTATGTCAATTGCCAAGGAACTTGGCGCGCCTTATGATTTAGTAGTTGAAGTCCATCAAACCGGCCGACTGCCTGTGCCCAACTTCTCCGCAGGAGGAATTGCAACCCCTGCCGATGCCGCTTTGATGATGAAACTTGGCGCGGAAGCCGTTTTCGTCGGCTCCGGCATCTTCAAATCAGCCGATCCTGCCCCACGAGCCAAAGCCATTGTCGACTCTGTCACCTATTACAAAGACCCCAAAGCTCTGGCCGAGATTTCAAAGGGATTAGGCGATGCTATGCCCGGCCTCGACATCCGCACGATGGACGAAAAAGAGCTTATGGCAACTCGCGGCTGGTGA
- a CDS encoding HAD-IIA family hydrolase: MKQFGTYIFDLDGVLYRSNQPVQGASEVVLALINRGAGVYFVTNNSSPSRQDVTDKLNSMGFPCTIDQVVTSGSGTAQYLRQHGAEGKKVFVVGGEGMKCEMKSAGLIVVEDPTSTSVDFVVVGIDRQFTYERLKSAQQAILNGAQFFATNRDPTYPIEGGLVEPGGGAIVAAIEVASGKIPPTIGKPEPFLYEVVLNQPGVEKSNTLAVGDRLDTDILGGKRAGLETALVLTGVTSRTEAANAPLEMKPDYIINTLKELTDNF; the protein is encoded by the coding sequence ATGAAGCAGTTTGGAACCTATATTTTTGACCTCGATGGAGTCTTATATCGCAGCAACCAACCGGTACAGGGGGCAAGTGAAGTAGTTCTAGCATTGATCAATCGCGGGGCAGGTGTTTATTTTGTCACCAATAATTCCAGCCCAAGCCGTCAGGATGTGACGGATAAACTGAATTCGATGGGGTTTCCTTGCACGATAGATCAGGTGGTCACTTCCGGCTCAGGTACAGCACAATATTTGCGGCAGCATGGCGCTGAAGGTAAAAAAGTTTTCGTTGTCGGTGGAGAGGGCATGAAGTGCGAGATGAAATCCGCCGGATTAATCGTAGTAGAAGACCCCACGTCCACTTCTGTTGATTTCGTTGTAGTCGGTATCGACCGTCAGTTTACTTATGAGAGACTCAAATCGGCTCAACAAGCCATTTTAAACGGCGCACAGTTTTTTGCCACCAACCGTGACCCTACCTATCCGATTGAAGGCGGCCTTGTCGAACCTGGAGGTGGCGCTATCGTGGCAGCAATTGAAGTTGCATCGGGGAAAATTCCGCCCACTATAGGAAAGCCTGAACCCTTCCTATATGAGGTCGTCCTCAACCAACCCGGCGTCGAAAAAAGTAATACTTTAGCTGTAGGAGATCGGCTAGACACTGACATTCTAGGCGGGAAACGAGCAGGGTTAGAAACCGCTTTGGTACTCACTGGAGTAACTTCTCGCACCGAAGCCGCAAACGCCCCACTTGAGATGAAACCGGACTATATCATCAATACCCTTAAAGAATTAACTGACAACTTTTGA